The DNA region AGTGCTGGCTTTGCCCTGCTCTGGGCCTGAGCAaccattcctcctcctccccacccaggaaagaaaatggagaaccCTCCACTTCCCTGCAAGTCCCCGAAGATCAAAGGTGAGAATCGAGGGCTGGGGCCTTTTGGTTTACCTGGCTGAAGACCTGGTCTGCATAACCATTGTCTTTCTGACCCCTTCTAGGCCTGGATCTGAACCCTGTCTCCCGCACATCTCCTCAACTGGGTGAGCAGTGGGAAGATCCTTTAGGAAGTTTGGGAGGGGACACCTGGAGGTCTTCCCTCCAGTTCCCCCATTCTGACCAGAGAACAAATCAGATGGGAATGGGAGAGATGTTGATCTTGGAAGACCAAGTGTTTCAGCAACTTCTTTCCCCCAACAagttttgaataaatgtttctctccctttcttccaggTGTCAATCTGGAGCCTCCTCCGTTCCAGCCATCTCCAGCTAGTAAGTCCTCATGCCCCCCCAGGTGGGCCCCTAGCTTCCCTGTCATGGTTGCAAGTATGCTTCAGTCAGACCTATAGGGACTCCCTAGAGGGAGACTCTGGGGCAGAGAAACGTGTCCTTTCAGAAGCTCCTCCTCTCTGAGTCTAGACCAGACCCTGAGGGATATAGGATGTCTGCCTGATACTCTTCAGGCCCCACCGCCTACTTGGTTAAGGTATGGGAAACATTCTCTGCCCCTGATGCAAAGACCCTAGAATGGGGAGCAGCTTGGGCAGCAGCCGCTGGAGAGTATAAGACAATGCGTCATACATGTTAGGAGCAGCGCTGGGTGCAAGTCACGCATGACCTCTCTAAGCCTTCAGGTCACTTACTTGCCAACTGGGAATAATAGTCACGTGTATGTCATAAGGGTGAGGATCCAATAAGATAATAAGGATGTGACGGgctgcttggcacacagtaaattcCCTTCAGCGTTCCAGGTGGGGCTGTAGTTGCGTTAGgttatggtgatggtggtggattTGGAAGTGGGGATGGGATGGTGGTGTGGCTTTAtttggagatggggagggggctaTGTTTGGGGAAGGGGTGGCCCTGGAGCACAGCAAGTGCTcttctgggcttcctcagggTTCCTTCCCCCTGACCCTCTCTAGCTGACCCTGTCTGGTGATACAGTCATGACCACGgatctctgtccctctgcttttGGAGAGACGCTCAAGTGTCTCTTCCTCACTCTCTAAAGCACCGATATTGGTCTCTTTGCCCCCATCCTCATCCCCCAGTAACTCCAGTGTCCCAGCTTAGTCGGAAGTCCATGTGTCCTGGGTGCTACCAGGAAGAGAGACTGGTGGTGTACCTGTGCATGCTGGTGGTGGTGTCACTGGTCCTGGGATGCACTGGTCTGGCTGTGACCCTGATTAAGTGTGAGTAGGAAGAGGGTGGGGCATGGGGAGAAGCTGAGCATGGGGCACGGGAGGACTTGGGCTCAAGATGGATTCTTCCTCATAGACCAGGAGATGGTGGAAGAGCTAAGGATATTAACCTTTCAGCAGATGGAGTGGCGAGCAAATGGTGAGTGCTTTCAATTGTCCCTTCATGCCATGCGTATTGAACACCCCGTGTGACCCCTCAAACCCAACTCCAAGACCACTTCCAATCCCATCTTTGCCAAGCCTTGTGCTAGGTATCGGGGCATGAGTAGGATAGTGAACACATCAGGCACAGTTCCTGTTcctgtggagtgtgtgtgtgtgcgtgtgtgtgcatgtgtgtctagACCTCcactgtccaatatggtggcCATGAGTCACTGGCTATTGAGCATTTGCAATGTGGTCATTCcgaactgagatgtgctgtaatTGTGAAATACACACCAATGTCAAAGACTTGctacaaaaaaaagaatgtaaaatatctcaacaatattaataataataataatctttcaTATTGATTACTCATTGAAATTATACTTTGGATATATTGGGATAAGTAAAGAAATAACATTCAAATTAATTTTGCCTGCTTCTTTTGACTCTAAAAAAACGTGGCCATTAGAACGTTTAAAATTATGTACgtggtttatattttatttctgttggatAACACAGGCAGGTATTGAGAACCATTTACCAAATTGTCACTCGAATGAGCATAAAATTCCAAATCTCAATGAAGAGTCCGAaggaagacaatttttttttaaagattttatttatttatttgacagagatagcgacagccagtgagagagggaacacaagcagggggagtgggagaggaagaagcaggctcatagcggaggagcctgatgtggggctcgatcccataacgccgggatcacaccctgagccgaaggcagacgcttaatcgctgtgccacccaggcgcccccaaaggaagacaattctatgaaaaaaaatctagttagGGATCTTGACCTTATCTTTGGGGGGTCATACAGGGCTTCCCTAGGAAAAGAGTGCTACAGTTGagtgagggaagagaaaaatttaaTCAGGTGAGAGGTTGAGGGTTCCAGgtatatgcaaaggccctgtggtaggagGCAACATCGTAAGTACAAGGGAGGAAGACGGTGCAGTTGAACAGGTGAGAGGTGGTGATGGCTTGGATGAGAGTGGTGGCCATGAGGATGGCGAGAAGTGGGTGGAGCAGAAAGGTTTAGGAAGTAAAACTGACTGGACCTGGAGATGGACGGGGAATAGCAGTGAGTAAGAGGGAAGGGTGTCAAGCTGGAAGAGGGCATGTTTGTGTGGGAGTAGTGGGAATACACGCATTAGCTGCAGCAAAGTCTTCTGGGCTGGCATGGCCTTCACCATGTTTGTTGAAGTCGAAAATTGTTCCATTCTATGCACATGCCTTCTCCGTACATCTCAGATCAAGCCACTCTTCTGCTCGAAACCCGCTGTTGGCTTCTCACTGCCCAGAGTCCAACACGAAACCCTTGGCTTAGCATTCAAGGCCCTGGACATCAGACCTCATCCTACTTTGAGCTTTAGCTCCTGTGAGGTTTGCCTTGACCTCTACCGCTGCAGCCTTCCCCAACACACTTGCCTCTGGACCTCGGCTTCCAAGGTGGCCCCTGCCTATGGaggctctctcttcctctcacagATACTGAGTCACCATCTTCCATCAAaaaccacctcctccaggaagtcccccATCTCCACTCTTCCCCAAGGCTCAGAGATCAATCCCTCCTCTGAGCCACTCTAGGACTCTCTCTAGGCACTGTGCGTGTCATTTTGAGTGCTAGCACCAGCCACTAGAAAGAGGGTGCAGTGGGGAGCACAGATCTTGCTTCTGTCTAGTGTGTTTGCAGTCTGTGGagggtgggtggatagatggggGGTTTGGGTTTCTAACCTTCCAGCCTATCTCTGCTGACAGTGACTGGCATGGCAGGGATAGCTGGCCTGAAGAAGGACATTGACCATATCAGAACTAACACCAACCAGTCCCTATTAGAACTTCGGGGCTTATTAGGTGAGTGAGACTTGGGGTACTGTCCTGAGATGGAGGGCATGACAGGGCTGGCACATTGCACAAATCCATGGGGACGAGTCTCACTGCAGTCTGTCTGAACGGTGCCCCCTGGAGTTGAGCAGTGCACAGCCTGCACAACTGTATATGGCACACCATGTACATGACCCTGGCTCTGGGGCCATTCTGACAGCCTCTTATTCTGTCCCCAGACTGTACCAGGGTCACCTGCCCGGAGGGTTGGCTTCCCTTTGAGGGCAAGTGTTACTACTTCTCCTCAACCACCAAATCATGGGATGAAGCCCGGAAGTTCTGCCAGGAGAATTACTCTCACTTGGTCATCATCAGTAGCTTTGCTGAACAGGTGATTGGTCCCTTCCAAGCCCTTGAGAATGGAGAGAAGTTGGAATTGCTTTTGAGCCACTAAGACTTTTAATAGTAAGGTTAAGAGGACAGACCCtacttgagttcaaatcctgattgTGTTTCTTATTCTGAGTCTCAGTTGTTTTGCTAACCTGGAGATATAATAATGGCTCTCTCTTAGCACTTTCTATTCTCCAGGCTGTATTCCAAACATCTTATATCTTACATTAacataatcctcacaacagccctgtaaATTAGTGTGTGAGTCAGGAGAGGTTATGTTCTGCCACAGTAACAGTCCCCGTAGCTCAGTGGTGAAAGTATAAGGGGACTCGGAAAGTTTCCACTTACTTGTACTcacaaagcaagtcacatgggtCCTCCTATGCTTTTAGGTGGTAGGGAAGTAGTCCCACCCGTGGGGAATTGGCATTTTGTAAGCAACTGCAATGACTTGGTGCTACCACGATTAGACAGCAAAACCATTTGTACAAAGTACGTATTATTTgtacttcacagatgaggaaactgaggcacaggacaTTTAAGAAACTTGCCTGTGGTCCCTTACAACTGgccagtgacagagctgggatttgagcccagatGTTTGCATGGCTTATCTTTCCCCATCTTTTTACTTTAATCTATCTCTGTCCTTATTTTCAAGTggatttcttgtagacagcatatagttgggtcttgtttcaATCTGACAATTTCTGGCTCTTAGTTGGTGtttttagaccatttacatttgaTGTAATTAAATTGATGGCTGAATGGCTGAATGACTGAATTGTACTTGCAGAACTTTGTGTCCAAGGCTCATGGCTCTCCACGGGTATACTGGCTGGGGCTGAATGACAGGGAACGCGAAGGGGACTGGAAGTGGCTGGATGGGTCACCGGTTACTCTGAGGCAAGTATGGAGGGCTCTTGAGGTCTCTGCTCCCTGTGGGTCTTTGTGCAGTCTGAGCCAGAAGTTTCTCTAGAATCCCAGGCCAGGCTGGATTGAGGAGGCTCAGGGGTGCTTTTCTGCCGATAGGGCTCCTGGTCCCCGTACCTTTTAAATTTTCCTCCATTGCAACATCTCCTCCTTTTAGCACAACTGCTCAAATACATTACGTCCTCAGGTCAgtggttggggggaaaaaagaaaggaagggtggCTACATGGCGGGAGGGAGAGGAAGCTTTTGATTTGCCAAGAGGCTGAGTggggtctctgtgtctctgtgtctctgtctctaacTCTctgcactttacatatattaacccacttatttaatctttttagtAATCCTGTAAGGAAAGTACTGTTATCATCGCcatcttattttatcttatttcttatCATCTCCAATTTAAAGATGAGACTGATCATGGAGAGGTTAACCAACCTGCCTCGGGTCAGAGTGCTAGCAGGTGGCAGTGCCAGCCACCCTAGCTTTAAAGTCTATACTCTTGGCCATTACACTTTACTTTCTCAAGGagtgtatgtatttgtattttaagtaaatgTTAACAAATTGTCCCCCATAGTGGTTATAccaatttattctttcactgGCTTgactatgtttttcttcttcaagagtTTATCAAACTTTTGTATAATTTGAATGGAATCACAATAtagtattaatttgcatttctcttataaTGACTGAGATTGGGTATCTTCTCATATGTTTAATAGCCACAGGtattaatttttctgtgaactgttTATTCGTATCGttggtatatttttatattgggatttaaaaaaagattttatttatttatttgccagaaagagagagcgagagagcacaagcagggggagtggcaggctccctactgagccaggagcctgacatggggctcaatcccaggaccctgagatcatgacctaagctgaaggcagatgcttaaccgactgagccacccagggttccctttatcaggattttttttttttaaagattttatttatttatttgacagagatagagacagccagcgagagagggaacacaagcagggggagcgggagaggaagaagcaggctcatagctgaagagcctgatgtggggctcgatcccgtaacgccgggatcacgccctgagccgaaggcaggcgcttaaccgctgtgccacccaggcgccccaggattttttttcttattgatttctaagagctctttatatattagaGATATTAGTGTCCTGACAGGggatctcattttttattaaagattcctggaagaatggggctcctgggcagtgcagttggttaaacgtctgactcttggtttcagctcaggtcatgatctcagggtggtgagactgagccccctgttgggttccatgctcaacatgaagtcggcttgagattatctctccctctctgccccttctgctcatgctctctctctctctccctctgaaataagtaaataaatctaaaaaaaaaaaaaagcaaagatttctcaacatttgctgcaacgtggatggcactggaggagataatgctaagtgaactaagtcaagcagagaaagacaattatcatatggtttctctcatctatggaacataagaactaggaagatcgatcgttaggggaagaaagggataaagaaagggcggtaatcagaaggggaaatgaagcatgagagactatggactctgagaaacaaactgaggccttcagaggtgaggagggtgggggaatgggatagactggtgatgggtagtaaggagggcacgtattacatggtgcactgggtgttatacgcaacaaatgaatcatggaactttacatcaaaaaccaggggtgtactgtatggtgactaacataatataataaaaaaacataaaaaaaaaaaaaagcaaagattccTAGAGGACGGTACaactctgtgaacaggagggcgTGGCATAGTGCGGCGCTGTGGGTGTCCCACTCAGACCCCGTCGTGGGGCTGGTGCAGCCCTCCCCCAGCAGGGGGCGCTGACTGCTAAAGGCTCACGATTATGGTTTCTCTGGGGAGTTGTCCTCAGCCCCGCTCAGCTAGAAGGTCACTCCACTCCCAGTGGGGTCTCCCGGTAGTGGCTGAGAGAAGCTGGATCCCTTGTCACAAGTCGAGATAACTCTGGGGTGCTATTCGTACCCTAGAATTTCCCCGTCGGGTCAGGCTGAGGCTAGACCAGGCTGAAGCCACATCCCTGCTCAACTCCTCCCCCGCCCcatcctgcttctcccactcctctcccGAGAGCACCCTTAGTAAATCCCACGCACCTGAATCGCCAAATCAGGCTCTGCTTTAAGGGAATGTGATCTAAGACACTACAGTACCTGGAAGGTTGGGAGGACTGTGGGGGCGAAGGAAGAGTTCTTTGTAAGAAGAGGCAGAAACTGAGTAGATGCAGGAAACGGATT from Ursus arctos isolate Adak ecotype North America unplaced genomic scaffold, UrsArc2.0 scaffold_14, whole genome shotgun sequence includes:
- the CLEC17A gene encoding C-type lectin domain family 17, member A, with protein sequence MYTYTNSGCQDLPGTREEEDGDDYENMAPPYKDLPPKPDLMAPPRPPRAGKKMENPPLPCKSPKIKGLDLNPVSRTSPQLGVNLEPPPFQPSPAITPVSQLSRKSMCPGCYQEERLVVYLCMLVVVSLVLGCTGLAVTLIKYQEMVEELRILTFQQMEWRANVTGMAGIAGLKKDIDHIRTNTNQSLLELRGLLDCTRVTCPEGWLPFEGKCYYFSSTTKSWDEARKFCQENYSHLVIISSFAEQNFVSKAHGSPRVYWLGLNDREREGDWKWLDGSPVTLSFWDPEEPNNIFDEDCASMNRGGTWNDLSCDKSTYWICERKCSC